The region GTCCTTAAATAATCCGGCCAGAAGCGTGACCGAGGAAATCTTAAGCTTTGACCATGCCCATCCCACTCATGCAAAGGCAAGACTTGTGGACAAGGATGGAACTATCCTTGATGTAAAGAGCATGGGGTTTACCCAGAACGAGCGCATGGCCTTGTTAAGGCTTATGAACACACCGGAAGAAAAACTGGATGATATGACCATAGAAGAATGGTTCGCAGATATGCCTCATTTCTTTACCACGAATTTCTGGTATATGTGGCAGACCACTTTTGCGTTCCAGAAATGGAGCAGTCTTTTTGAATTCCGCCGATACATGCGCCGGATGATCCTGGAATTCTCAAGGATCGAAACTCTGGCAGGAGTAACAAGGACTCCTTTAAACCAGTATGACAGCGTGATCCGTCCCCTGGAAACCTATTTAAGAAAGCAGGGAGTTGTCTTTGCGGAAAACTGTACCGTTACTGATATTGATTTTGCAGAGGGAGACGGAATTACGGCAAAGGTGCTTCACTTAAAAGATAACGGGATTGAACGTCAGATCCAGCTTGAGGATGGGGATATCTGCATTATGACCAATGCCTGTATGACCGACAGTGCAACCCTGGGAGATCTCCATACTCCGGCTCCGGAGCCTGTTTTAAGGCCAATATCCGGAGAATTATGGAGCAAGGTATCTGCAAAGAAGGCAGGCCTGGGAAATCCCTACCCCTTCTTTGGGGATGTTCATGAAACCAACTGGGAGAGTTTTACCGTAACCAGCCGGGGAAATAAACTGCTTAAACTGATTGAGAATTACTCCGGCAATGTTCCAGGAAGCGGAGCGCTTATGACCTTTAAGGATTCCAGCTGGCTGATGAGTATTGTTGTGGCTGCACAGCCTCATTTCATCAATCAGC is a window of [Clostridium] saccharolyticum WM1 DNA encoding:
- a CDS encoding oleate hydratase, whose protein sequence is MKGKNNFGKMLAWGAAATAAGMAAKKAYDYSKKQKDLKDEGTMMSPNMGRTSGKAYFVGGGLGSMAGAAYLIRDCSMPGEQITIFEGMHILGGSNDGIGTPEKGFVCRGGRMLNEETYENFWELFGSIPSLNNPARSVTEEILSFDHAHPTHAKARLVDKDGTILDVKSMGFTQNERMALLRLMNTPEEKLDDMTIEEWFADMPHFFTTNFWYMWQTTFAFQKWSSLFEFRRYMRRMILEFSRIETLAGVTRTPLNQYDSVIRPLETYLRKQGVVFAENCTVTDIDFAEGDGITAKVLHLKDNGIERQIQLEDGDICIMTNACMTDSATLGDLHTPAPEPVLRPISGELWSKVSAKKAGLGNPYPFFGDVHETNWESFTVTSRGNKLLKLIENYSGNVPGSGALMTFKDSSWLMSIVVAAQPHFINQPMDQTIFWGYGLYTDRVGDYIKKPMKDCTGEEMLIELLHHLHMENRKDEILADVVNVIPCMMPYVDAQFQPRKMTDRPKVVPAGSTNFAMVSQFVEIPEDMVFTEEYSVRAARMAVYTLMGVNKKICPVTPYVKDPKVLMKAVQTSYR